The sequence below is a genomic window from Candidatus Hydrogenedentota bacterium.
TCGAGTGGCAGCTGGAGAAAGTCAACGGCCAATGGAAAGTAAGAACGCTGGCGGTTCCGGACGTGTCTGGGACGAGCGCGACTTGACGGCGGCGTCACGTGCGCCCCAGTACCGACTCATTCAAGATCCTCGTCCTACTGTTACGCGCCAACGGGTGGTCGCAGAACATCGCGACTGTCCGATCTTTGCTCCTTGTCGTCGTTTCTTTTGCGAGCGATTGCCTTATCGGGAGTTCCCCCACTGTCCCCGTCGCGCTGGTTCGATCTTGCCAGGCGTTCCAGATTGATCCTCTGGGAACCGCCAGTGTCAAGAACTCCGCGTCTAGCGGCTAGGCTAGGCTTCACCCTAGTCGAGTTGCTGGTGGTGATCGCCATCATCGGCGTCCTGGTGGGGCTGCTTCTCCCGGCTGTTCAATCGTCGCGGAATGCCGCGCGGCGATTGGAATGTTCCAATAAGATCAAGCAACTCGCGCTGGCGCTGCACAATCACGCCAGCGCCCACGCCAGCTTGCCGCCAGGCGTGCCGCAATGCAGCAAGAAAACGTGGCACCAAGGAGGGGGCGAATTTTGTCAGGGGCCGGTCTGGAGCCTGAACATTCTGGCCGAACTAGAAGAGCGTACGCTCGCGCAGTATGTCCAAGAGGGGGTGGCGGCCAGTTATATGGTCGCCGACGACCTGGAGCATGCGGCGCCCGACGGCGATCTTGATCCCCGCAATGTAAG
It includes:
- a CDS encoding DUF1559 domain-containing protein, which codes for MLWEPPVSRTPRLAARLGFTLVELLVVIAIIGVLVGLLLPAVQSSRNAARRLECSNKIKQLALALHNHASAHASLPPGVPQCSKKTWHQGGGEFCQGPVWSLNILAELEERTLAQYVQEGVAASYMVADDLEHAAPDGDLDPRNV